A single window of Aminobacterium mobile DSM 12262 DNA harbors:
- a CDS encoding Hsp20/alpha crystallin family protein: MRRSLMKRPLERMFPLSPWGPRMESMMHDMMKDFDDFFSAFPWMEERYSPVAVPRSDIYRKDGKFIAEFELPGIDPSKVDLKIYPDRLVLNAERSDERQLKEEDYFRAERYYGNISRVIHFPEEVDPDSAHASYKNGILTIEITEKKHPEECKVVEIKSEDAH, encoded by the coding sequence ATGAGGCGTTCTTTAATGAAAAGGCCGTTGGAAAGGATGTTTCCCTTAAGCCCCTGGGGTCCCAGGATGGAATCCATGATGCACGATATGATGAAAGATTTTGATGATTTTTTCTCTGCATTTCCATGGATGGAAGAGCGGTACTCCCCAGTAGCTGTCCCTCGAAGCGATATATATCGTAAAGATGGTAAATTCATTGCTGAATTTGAGCTTCCTGGCATTGATCCTTCGAAAGTCGACTTAAAAATTTATCCAGACAGGCTTGTCTTGAATGCTGAAAGAAGCGATGAACGGCAGCTGAAAGAAGAAGACTACTTCAGGGCAGAACGATATTATGGAAATATATCTCGAGTGATACATTTTCCAGAAGAAGTGGATCCAGACAGCGCCCATGCGTCGTATAAAAACGGCATTCTCACTATAGAGATTACCGAGAAAAAACATCCTGAAGAGTGCAAAGTTGTTGAGATAAAGAGTGAGGACGCTCATTAA
- a CDS encoding rubrerythrin family protein — translation MSSSKTTQNLAAAFAGESQANRKYLAFAEQAEKEGYPKIAKLFRTIAEAETLHALSHFKTMGGVESTQENLQAALEGETYEFTEMYPAFIKDAQADGQKEALRFFNFANEAEKVHGNLYKHALENMKKGEDGDFYLCPICGYVQEGSAPDTCPICGASAKVFKTIE, via the coding sequence ATGAGTTCATCGAAAACAACGCAAAACTTAGCAGCAGCCTTTGCAGGAGAATCCCAAGCAAATAGGAAATATCTAGCCTTTGCCGAGCAGGCAGAAAAAGAGGGATATCCTAAAATTGCGAAGCTGTTTCGAACCATCGCAGAAGCAGAAACTCTTCACGCCTTGAGTCATTTTAAAACTATGGGCGGGGTAGAAAGCACCCAAGAGAACCTTCAGGCAGCTCTTGAAGGAGAGACTTATGAATTCACAGAAATGTACCCTGCTTTTATTAAAGATGCTCAAGCTGACGGACAAAAAGAGGCTCTCCGCTTTTTCAATTTTGCTAACGAAGCAGAAAAAGTTCATGGGAACCTTTATAAGCACGCTTTAGAAAACATGAAAAAAGGAGAGGATGGAGATTTTTATCTCTGTCCAATCTGTGGTTATGTTCAAGAAGGATCTGCTCCAGATACGTGCCCCATTTGTGGCGCTAGCGCAAAAGTTTTCAAAACCATCGAATAA
- a CDS encoding flavin reductase family protein, whose protein sequence is MKRSIGIHMPVYPAPVLIIGNYDENGKSNIMTAAWGGICCSIPPCINVSLQKSRYSYKNILERKAFTVNIPSEEYVSESDYCGIVSGREQDKFEVTNLTPIHGEKVNAPYVEEFPVSMECRLLQTIELGSHVMLIGEIVNTLVSEGCLTDENYPDPIKVKPIIFTPKFRHYYSLGKDLGEAYVLGKKFFK, encoded by the coding sequence GTGAAAAGATCAATAGGCATTCATATGCCTGTCTACCCGGCTCCAGTTCTTATTATCGGGAATTACGATGAAAATGGCAAGTCGAATATTATGACAGCAGCATGGGGAGGGATTTGCTGTTCTATTCCCCCATGTATCAATGTATCTCTACAAAAGAGCCGATACAGCTATAAAAATATTCTTGAGCGAAAAGCCTTTACAGTCAATATTCCGTCAGAAGAATATGTAAGTGAATCAGATTATTGTGGGATCGTTTCTGGCCGGGAGCAGGATAAGTTTGAAGTCACAAACCTAACCCCTATACATGGAGAAAAGGTAAATGCTCCCTATGTGGAAGAGTTTCCTGTTTCTATGGAGTGTCGCTTGTTACAGACTATAGAGTTAGGTTCTCATGTCATGCTTATTGGAGAGATTGTCAATACTTTGGTTTCTGAAGGATGTTTAACAGATGAGAATTATCCGGATCCCATAAAGGTAAAGCCCATTATTTTTACACCCAAGTTTCGTCATTATTATTCATTAGGTAAAGATTTAGGAGAGGCATATGTTTTAGGGAAAAAGTTTTTTAAGTAA
- a CDS encoding encapsulin-associated ferritin-like protein: MQYTEPVEQLDTLTRHCAMVLKSMQEELEAINWYNQRVNATTDEELKTLLGHNRDEEIEHAAMLIEWLRRHMPGWDKELRQYLFTNKPLLQIEKTGSEESAKKIEASSGTLNIGSLKR; the protein is encoded by the coding sequence ATGCAGTACACAGAACCTGTAGAGCAATTGGATACTCTGACTCGTCATTGCGCTATGGTGTTAAAAAGCATGCAAGAGGAGCTTGAAGCGATTAACTGGTACAACCAGCGAGTTAACGCTACTACTGATGAGGAACTTAAAACATTACTTGGGCACAACAGAGATGAGGAAATAGAACATGCCGCTATGCTTATAGAATGGCTACGTCGCCATATGCCTGGCTGGGACAAAGAATTGCGTCAATATCTTTTCACAAATAAACCCTTACTCCAAATAGAAAAAACCGGGTCAGAGGAATCTGCTAAAAAGATTGAGGCATCTTCAGGAACCCTCAATATAGGCAGTCTTAAGCGATAG
- the pepF gene encoding oligoendopeptidase F, with protein MVMGLTKNVPFMKKDPSNDGVLPIGSLPRRDEIDRRYLWKLEDIYSSSESWEKDFYHLEEMLPRFSEFRGALHLSASTLLGGLRLMEDAEIIMGKLYAYAVMRSHEDMANKAAQALAERAELLLVKLSAAVSFYTPEILEMDEIKIREFMEEEKELQIYRFFFEDLMRSRPHTLSSVEEELLARSGEIARAPENIFSLFTNADIKFPTVTDEDGNAIELSEERYIRLIRSQNRNVRHEAYEGLFRTYDQYQNSLAAMYGASVKGDIFYSRSRKYNSSLEAALHPENISPSVYDMVVDTVRDNLEPLHEYVQLRKEVLALPELAMCDLYVPLVDEPQKEISYEEACNVVLDGLRPLGEEYVSILKEGFLSGWIDVYENEGKRKGAYSWGSYGTHPYVLLNYNGTIHDMFTIAHEMGHAIHTWYSHKHQPYVYADYTIFLAEVASTTNEALLLQFLLKNSRKDAERLYLLNYSLEQIRTTVYRQAMFADFEKMTHSMMEKGEPLTADRLSNIWHELNEAYYGSHISVDHLIDIEWARIPHFYSAFYVYKYVTGYAAATSLSQKILREGKDAQRQYIEFLKKGRSAYSLNILNEAGVDMTTSQPLLDTIALFKKNLMEMKSLL; from the coding sequence ATGGTGATGGGGTTAACAAAGAACGTTCCATTTATGAAAAAAGATCCTTCAAATGATGGGGTGTTACCTATAGGGAGTCTTCCTAGAAGAGACGAGATAGATAGGCGGTATCTATGGAAACTTGAAGATATTTACTCTTCTTCAGAGTCTTGGGAAAAAGATTTTTATCATCTAGAAGAAATGCTCCCTCGATTTAGTGAGTTCCGCGGTGCTTTACATCTCTCTGCATCTACCCTTTTAGGAGGTCTCCGCCTTATGGAGGATGCAGAAATTATTATGGGTAAGCTCTATGCTTATGCTGTGATGAGAAGCCATGAAGATATGGCGAATAAAGCTGCTCAAGCCTTGGCAGAGCGGGCAGAGCTCTTGCTTGTAAAACTTTCTGCCGCTGTTTCCTTTTATACGCCAGAAATCTTGGAGATGGACGAAATAAAGATTCGAGAATTTATGGAAGAGGAGAAGGAGCTTCAAATATATCGCTTCTTTTTCGAAGATCTCATGCGCTCCCGGCCTCACACTCTTTCCTCAGTGGAAGAAGAGCTGTTAGCGAGATCTGGGGAAATAGCCCGAGCTCCAGAGAACATCTTCTCTCTTTTTACGAACGCCGATATAAAATTTCCTACCGTAACTGATGAGGATGGGAATGCAATAGAGCTAAGCGAGGAGCGATATATTCGCCTTATCCGTTCTCAGAATCGTAACGTTCGTCATGAGGCGTATGAGGGGTTATTTCGTACCTATGACCAATATCAGAACAGCTTAGCTGCCATGTATGGGGCGAGCGTAAAGGGGGATATTTTCTACTCCCGATCCAGAAAATATAACAGTAGTCTTGAGGCAGCTCTTCATCCAGAGAATATTTCTCCGTCTGTGTACGATATGGTTGTAGATACAGTTCGAGACAATCTTGAACCTCTTCACGAATATGTACAGTTGAGAAAAGAGGTTCTGGCTCTCCCTGAGCTGGCTATGTGTGATCTCTACGTTCCTTTGGTAGATGAACCTCAAAAGGAAATTTCTTATGAAGAGGCATGTAATGTGGTTCTAGATGGCCTCCGACCTTTAGGCGAAGAGTATGTTTCTATATTAAAGGAAGGATTTTTGTCAGGATGGATTGATGTATACGAAAACGAGGGGAAGAGAAAGGGAGCTTATTCCTGGGGGAGTTATGGTACCCATCCCTACGTTCTTTTAAACTATAACGGAACGATTCATGATATGTTTACGATTGCCCATGAAATGGGGCACGCCATTCATACATGGTATTCTCATAAGCATCAGCCTTATGTTTATGCCGATTACACTATTTTTTTAGCAGAGGTGGCTTCCACTACAAACGAAGCGCTGCTTCTTCAATTCCTTCTTAAAAACTCCCGGAAAGATGCTGAGCGACTCTACCTTTTGAATTATTCCCTTGAACAGATCAGGACCACCGTTTATCGGCAGGCGATGTTTGCTGATTTTGAAAAAATGACCCATAGCATGATGGAAAAGGGAGAACCTCTTACGGCTGATCGTCTTTCAAATATATGGCATGAATTAAATGAGGCTTATTACGGTTCTCATATTAGTGTGGATCACCTTATTGATATTGAATGGGCCAGAATTCCTCATTTTTATAGCGCATTTTATGTTTATAAGTATGTAACAGGTTATGCTGCCGCTACATCCCTTTCTCAAAAGATTTTAAGAGAAGGAAAGGACGCTCAGCGTCAATATATTGAGTTTTTGAAGAAGGGGCGTTCCGCTTATTCTTTAAATATCCTCAATGAAGCAGGGGTAGACATGACGACTTCTCAGCCTCTTCTGGATACAATAGCTCTCTTTAAAAAGAACCTTATGGAAATGAAGTCTCTTTTATAG
- a CDS encoding family 1 encapsulin nanocompartment shell protein — protein MDILRRSTEMVSAEAWHEMDEQAKRILETRLSARKFVDITGPKGWDYAAHSCGRLEIQKEQPPKGVMYGIHEVLPLIEARAVFDLDLWELDNITRGLKNPDLTPLEEATKHIADFEEKTIYTGLPSAKIEGLLQAGHGRSLAIKTPSATGILETVSQGLYRFQEDGVSGPYALVASPVFWQKLHSATECYPLAKNLKDLLGGPVILSSHDKGSFLVSIRGGDMELIVGQDFSLGYIGNEGQKGTFFLTESFTFRVINPEAIILLTTS, from the coding sequence GTGGATATACTTAGAAGGTCAACCGAAATGGTAAGTGCGGAAGCATGGCATGAAATGGATGAACAAGCTAAACGAATTCTTGAAACTCGCCTTTCTGCCCGGAAGTTCGTAGACATAACAGGGCCTAAAGGATGGGACTATGCAGCCCATTCTTGCGGCAGGCTGGAGATACAAAAGGAACAGCCCCCAAAAGGTGTAATGTACGGAATCCACGAAGTCTTACCTCTTATAGAAGCACGAGCTGTCTTTGACCTTGACCTTTGGGAGCTCGACAACATTACCCGGGGCTTAAAAAATCCCGACCTCACCCCTCTTGAAGAAGCTACGAAACACATTGCTGATTTTGAGGAAAAAACCATTTATACCGGCCTTCCATCTGCAAAAATAGAAGGTCTCTTACAAGCTGGACATGGCCGTTCTCTCGCTATAAAAACGCCTTCCGCAACAGGAATACTTGAAACTGTAAGCCAAGGGCTTTATCGCTTCCAAGAGGATGGCGTATCAGGTCCTTATGCTCTTGTAGCTTCTCCAGTTTTTTGGCAAAAGCTTCACTCTGCTACCGAGTGTTACCCGCTAGCTAAAAACCTGAAGGATCTTCTAGGTGGACCTGTCATTCTCTCTTCTCACGATAAAGGATCTTTTCTCGTCTCCATTCGAGGCGGAGATATGGAGCTTATAGTGGGACAAGATTTTTCCTTGGGCTATATTGGAAATGAAGGGCAAAAAGGGACTTTCTTCCTTACTGAATCCTTTACTTTCAGAGTTATTAACCCAGAGGCGATTATTCTTCTTACTACTTCATAG